A stretch of the Papaver somniferum cultivar HN1 chromosome 6, ASM357369v1, whole genome shotgun sequence genome encodes the following:
- the LOC113290056 gene encoding dnaJ homolog subfamily C member 2-like, producing the protein MVTQPKLRLICYSNELIDGQPIYASSNAFPAKALNREPAGHSFHSAALLLCGFGKEEKEVQADDQNVSSDQSESYFASSESYSSKGKKKPGSGKDQQDHYALLGLGHLRFLATEDQIKKSYRETALKHHPDKQASLLLGELTEAAKEAKKDDIENHFKAIQVAYEVLMDPVKRRVYDSTDEFDDEVPADCSPQNFFKVFGPAFMRNGRWSVVQPVPSLGEENSPLKEVDSFYDFWYGFKSWREFPHSDEYDLEEAETRDDKRWMERQNSKLREKARKEEHARVRSLVDNAYKKDPRIARRKEEEKAEKQKKKEAKYLAKKLQEEEAARAAEEERLRKEEEDRQAALAASNQKKIKEKEKKLLRKERARLRTVSAVVVSERSYKVTEDDVESLCMSFDIDQLKSLCSELEQKSEACGRARLLKDALGRTDEECIDVKKVEMKNQQPNGYHETDIKKVEVKNQLPNGSSVQVKVENPLQSYEKKDKPWSKEEVELLRKGIQKFPKGTSRRWEVISEYIGTGRSVDEILKATKTVLLQKPDSAKAFDSFLEKRKAAPSIASPLTTRQESEGIVSSPTNGPDANGHKSVSPEKSSSVSNGGQQSSESEIDSNGVSSGVNGEAWSAVQERALVQALKTFTKETNQRWQRISAAVPGKTVVQCKKKVASMKESFRNNKN; encoded by the coding sequence ATGGTGACCCAACCGAAGCTTCGTCTTATTTGTTACTCAAATGAGCTCATTGATGGACAACCAATATATGCTTCATCAAATGCTTTTCCTGCAAAAGCCTTAAATCGTGAACCAGCAGGGCATTCATTCCATTCAGCAGCGCTTCTGCTCTGTGGTTTTGGCAAGGAGGAAAAAGAAGTACAAGCCGATGATCAGAATGTGTCCAGTGATCAAAGCGAGTCGTATTTCGCATCTTCAGAGTCATATAGCAGCAAAGGGAAAAAAAAACCTGGTAGCGGGAAGGATCAGCAGGACCACTATGCTTTGTTGGGTTTGGGGCATCTACGATTTCTAGCTACTGAAGACCAGATAAAAAAGAGTTACAGAGAGACAGCATTGAAGCATCATCCTGACAAGCAAGCTTCCCTTCTACTTGGGGAGCTAACTGAAGctgcaaaggaagcaaagaaagatgaTATAGAAAACCATTTCAAGGCTATCCAGGTAGCTTATGAAGTCTTGATGGATCCAGTCAAGAGAAGGGTTTATGACTCCACCGATGAATTTGATGATGAAGTCCCAGCTGACTGTTCTCCGCAGAACTTCTTCAAGGTATTTGGTCCAGCTTTTATGCGGAATGGTCGGTGGTCAGTTGTCCAACCAGTCCCATCCTTAGGTGAAGAAAACAGTCCCCTGAAAGAAGTGGACAGTTTTTATGATTTCTGGTACGGCTTTAAGAGCTGGAGGGAGTTCCCCCATTCAGATGAGTATGATCTCGAGGAAGCCGAGACTCGTGATGATAAGAGATGGATGGAGAGGCAAAACTCAAAACTTAGAGAGAAAGCAAGGAAGGAAGAACATGCACGTGTACGGTCTCTTGTGGACAACGCCTACAAGAAGGATCCAAGAATTGCGcggagaaaggaggaagaaaaagcAGAGAAACAGAAAAAGAAGGAAGCTAAGTACTTGGCGAAGAAGTTGCAGGAGGAAGAAGCAGCTAGGGCAGCTGAAGAAGAGAGACTCcggaaagaggaagaagatagGCAAGCTGCTCTGGCTGCTTCGAATCAGAAGAagataaaagagaaagaaaagaagctcTTGCGTAAAGAGCGTGCACGTTTACGTACTGTTTCAGCAGTAGTGGTTTCCGAACGTTCTTATAAGGTCACTGAAGATGATGTTGAGAGTCTATGCATGTCATTTGATATTGATCAGCTAAAGAGTCTTTGCAGTGAGCTTGAACAAAAATCAGAAGCGTGTGGCCGTGCCCGTCTTCTTAAAGATGCCCTTGGAAGGACTGATGAGGAGTGCATTGATGTTAAGAAAGTAGAGATGAAGAACCAGCAACCAAATGGTTATCACGAGACTGATATTAAGAAAGTAGAGGTGAAGAACCAGCTTCCAAATGGTTCAAGTGTGCAAGTCAAGGTGGAGAATCCATTACAAAGCTATGAAAAGAAAGATAAACCTTGGAGCAAAGAAGAGGTTGAACTCTTAAGGAAAGGAATTCAAAAATTCCCTAAAGGAACTTCTAGAAGATGGGAGGTTATCTCAGAGTACATTGGTACAGGGCGATCCGTCGACGAGATTCTTAAGGCAACAAAGACGGTACTTCTCCAGAAACCCGACTCAGCAAAAGCCTTCGATTCGTTCCTAGAGAAGAGAAAGGCGGCTCCATCAATTGCATCCCCACTGACAACCAGGCAAGAATCTGAAGGGATAGTGAGTAGTCCTACTAATGGTCCAGATGCTAATGGTCACAAAAGTGTTAGTCCTGAAAAGTCATCAAGTGTTAGTAATGGAGGCCAGCAAAGTTCTGAGAGTGAAATAGATTCAAATGGGGTCTCTTCCGGCGTAAATGGAGAAGCATGGTCTGCTGTTCAGGAAAGGGCTTTGGTTCAGGCTCTGAAAACGTTCACTAAAGAAACGAATCAGCGTTGGCAACGTATCTCTGCGGCAGTTCCAGGTAAGACTGTGGTTCAGTGCAAGAAGAAAGTTGCATCGATGAAAGAGAGTTTCCGGAACAACAAAAACTAG
- the LOC113286392 gene encoding cytochrome c oxidase assembly protein COX15-like isoform X1 produces the protein MFRSKLTCLLRRNKTVNPFSNVGTSSSASRVSNEPFRLSHILLFSSKTSCTSFTRNAAFYGFRSLHKGFSFPSSRRMCAAASISPSAKEGVKFLVTAGPHAQKMVGIWLFGSAAWVFSMVILGGVTRLTRSGLSMTDWKFTGGLPPISDEEWLVEFEKYKQSPEYKRVNKGMNVEDFKFIYWMEYAHRMWGRGLGIMFALPFSYFVRKGYMTVQLGVRLSALFALGAGQGLIGWWMVKSGLEEPTSEYVHPRVSPYRLAAHLTSAFGIYCGLLWTALSVVMPEPPSDTVAWVRGAAKIRRLAIPVSFVVGITAISGAFVAGNDAGHAFNTFPKMGDTWIPEDILSMEPIMRNFFENTATVQFDHRILATATLLSIGGLWWATRKLDMHPAIRSLVGSTVGMAALQVTLGISTLLSYVPVSLGTAHQAGALTLLTLMILLSHTVRKPSPILLKSLSSSVARTASNVIKS, from the exons ATGTTTCGGAGCAAGTTGACCTGTCTTCTTCGAAGAAATAAAACTGTTAACCCATTCTCAAACGTTGGAACCTCCTCTTCTGCGTCTAGGGTGTCAAATGAACCTTTTCGTCTCTCTCACATCTTATTATTCTCATCTAAAACCTCATGTACATCTTTCACCAGAAATGCCGCTTTCTATGGCTTCAGATCCCTTCACAAG GGATTTTCTTTTCCATCTTCCAGGAGAATGTGCGCAGCTGCTTCTATCTCTCCTTCAGCTAAGGAAGGAGTAAAGTTTCTAGTAACTGCAGGACCTCATGCTCAGAAAATGGTTGGGATTTGGCTTTTTGGCTCTGCTGCTTGGGTGTTTAGTATGGTGATACTTGGTGGGGTTACACGACTGACCCGCTCCGGTTTATCTATGACTGACTGGAAATTCACTGGTGGTCTCCCTCCTATATCTGACGAAGAATGGCTGgttgaatttgaaaaatataagcaGTCCCCTGAATATAAGCG AGTAAACAAAGGGATGAATGTTGAAGATTTTAAATTTATATATTGGATGGAATACGCCCATCGTATGTGGGGAAGGGGTTTGGGTATCATGTTTGCTCTCccattttcttattttgttcGTAAAGGATACATGACTGTCCAACTTGGTGTGAGACTCTCAGCACTATTTGCACTTGGTGCGGGGCAGGGATTAATTGGCTGGTGGATGGTTAAAAGTGGTTTAGAG GAACCTACTTCTGAATATGTGCATCCACGAGTGAGCCCTTACCGCCTTGCAGCTCATCTTACGTCAGCATTTGGTATTTATTGTGGCCTTCTCTGGACTGCTCTATCAGTTGTCATGCCTGAACCACCTAGTGATACTGTAGCTTGGGTTCGTGGGGCTGCTAAAATTAGGAGACTTGCCATCCCTGTAAGCTTTGTTGTTGGAATTACTGCGATTTCAGGAGCTTTTGTTGCAGGGAACGATGCG GGTCATGCTTTTAACACTTTCCCCAAGATGGGCGATACATGGATTCCAGAGGATATCTTGAGTATGGAACCAATAATGCGCAACTTTTTTGAGAACACTGCTACTGTGCAG TTCGATCACCGTATTCTTGCAACTGCAACGTTGCTATCAATTGGTGGCTTATGGTGGGCTACACGAAAACTGGACATGCATCCTGCTATACGCTCATTAGTTGGGAGCACGGTGGGTATGGCAGCTCTTCAG GTCACTTTGGGAATATCAACACTTCTATCATATGTTCCAGTCTCACTTGGTACTGCCCATCAAGCTGGAGCATTGACTCTGTTAACACTTATGATATTATTGAGCCATACAGTTAGAAAGCCATCTCCAATCCTTCTAAAATCTTTAAGTTCTTCAGTTGCAAGGACAGCTAGTAATGTCATCAAGTCATAG
- the LOC113286391 gene encoding 7-deoxyloganetic acid glucosyltransferase-like: MAESKPLIPSTPPHVLIFPFPIQGHINSMLKLAEILCISGINVTFVNTQQNHSRLLTLGNVQSRFSQFPGFGFETVPDGLSEDQHHSSGFTSHQDFVKDGIHRMHNVTRPAFRELLISDRFKLAVRGPVSCIITDGMSGFAIDVAQELEIPSISFRTVSACCIWIYLCFPKLVENGDMPFKVEDMDRLVRSVPEMESFLRCRDLPSFFRPTEANHPGLDFINRETSHSMGATAHIVNTFDDIEAPILAQMRSYWPNLYAIGPLNALLNALRSRTTTKVSSSLPVSSNASLYPEDGSCMTWLDKQPDKSVVYVSFGSIAMVTPEQWVEIWYGLVNSSHRFLWVRRPDWILAKDGQESQIQAELVEATKERGYVVSWAPQEEVLNHPAVGGFFTHSGWNSTLESMVAGVPMVCWPHLGDQQVNSRYVSEVWKIGMDMKDNCNRLTVEKLIREMMGDKREELMKSAVKVAEMARKSVSHDGSSYRNYEALLEFIRKSR; the protein is encoded by the exons ATGGCTGAAAGTAAACCATTGATACCATCGACACCACCTCATGTACTCATCTTCCCGTTTCCTATACAAGGCCATATCAACTCTATGCTTAAGTTAGCCGAAATTCTCTGCATCTCCGGAATCAACGTGACCTTTGTCAACACCCAGCAGAATCACTCGCGTCTACTTACTCTTGGCAATGTTCAATCCCGTTTCAGCCAATTTCCGGGCTTCGGTTTTGAAACAGTGCCGGACGGTCTTTCTGAGGATCAACATCACTCTTCTGGATTCACTAGTCATCAAGACTTCGTTAAGGATGGGATTCATCGGATGCACAACGTTACCAGACCAGCTTTTCGAGAATTACTCATTTCAGATCGATTTAAGCTTGCCGTTCGGGGGCCAGTTTCTTGTATCATAACAGATGGTATGTCGGGTTTTGCAATTGATGTTGCTCAGGAGCTGGAAATTCCATCCATTTCATTCCGTACCGTCAGTGCCTGCTGTATCTGGATTTATCTGTGCTTCCCAAAACTGGTAGAAAATGGTGACATGCCATTCAAAG TCGAAGATATGGATCGGTTGGTGAGGAGTGTCCCAGAGATGGAAAGCTTTCTCCGGTGTAGAGATCTACCAAGTTTCTTTAGACCTACAGAAGCCAACCATCCTGGTCTAGATTTTATCAATAGAGAAACATCCCATTCAATGGGAGCTACAGCTCACATAGTTAACACATTCGACGATATTGAAGCTCCAATTCTAGCGCAAATGAGATCTTACTGGCCAAATCTATACGCAATTGGTCCTCTTAATGCACTGTTGAATGCCCTAAGAAGTAGAACTACTACTAAAGTTTCTTCTTCATTACCTGTATCCTCAAATGCTAGTTTGTACCCGGAAGACGGAAGTTGCATGACTTGGCTCGATAAACAGCCAGATAAATCAGTGGTTTATGTTAGCTTCGGTAGCATTGCGATGGTGACCCCGGAGCAATGGGTGGAGATATGGTATGGACTAGTCAATAGCAGTCATAGATTTCTGTGGGTTAGACGTCCTGATTGGATTCTTGCCAAAGATGGCCAGGAAAGTCAGATACAGGCGGAGCTGGTTGAGGCAACGAAAGAGAGAGGTTATGTGGTGAGTTGGGCACCGCAAGAGGAGGTGTTGAATCATCCAGCTGTTGGTGGATTTTTTACTCACAGCGGATGGAATTCGACTCTGGAAAGCATGGTTGCTGGTGTACCCATGGTTTGCTGGCCTCATTTGGGGGATCAACAGGTAAACAGCAGGTATGTAAGTGAAGTATGGAAAATTGGAATGGACATGAAAGATAATTGTAACAGGCTAACAGTGGAGAAGCTGATTAGGGAGATGATGGGTGATAAGAGAGAAGAGTTGATGAAATCAGCAGTGAAGGTCGCGGAGATGGCACGTAAGAGTGTTAGTCATGATGGGTCATCTTATCGCAACTATGAAGCTTTGCTTGAATTCATAAGGAAGTCGCGTTAA
- the LOC113286392 gene encoding cytochrome c oxidase assembly protein COX15-like isoform X2 produces the protein MASDPFTRRMCAAASISPSAKEGVKFLVTAGPHAQKMVGIWLFGSAAWVFSMVILGGVTRLTRSGLSMTDWKFTGGLPPISDEEWLVEFEKYKQSPEYKRVNKGMNVEDFKFIYWMEYAHRMWGRGLGIMFALPFSYFVRKGYMTVQLGVRLSALFALGAGQGLIGWWMVKSGLEEPTSEYVHPRVSPYRLAAHLTSAFGIYCGLLWTALSVVMPEPPSDTVAWVRGAAKIRRLAIPVSFVVGITAISGAFVAGNDAGHAFNTFPKMGDTWIPEDILSMEPIMRNFFENTATVQFDHRILATATLLSIGGLWWATRKLDMHPAIRSLVGSTVGMAALQVTLGISTLLSYVPVSLGTAHQAGALTLLTLMILLSHTVRKPSPILLKSLSSSVARTASNVIKS, from the exons ATGGCTTCAGATCCCTTCACAAG GAGAATGTGCGCAGCTGCTTCTATCTCTCCTTCAGCTAAGGAAGGAGTAAAGTTTCTAGTAACTGCAGGACCTCATGCTCAGAAAATGGTTGGGATTTGGCTTTTTGGCTCTGCTGCTTGGGTGTTTAGTATGGTGATACTTGGTGGGGTTACACGACTGACCCGCTCCGGTTTATCTATGACTGACTGGAAATTCACTGGTGGTCTCCCTCCTATATCTGACGAAGAATGGCTGgttgaatttgaaaaatataagcaGTCCCCTGAATATAAGCG AGTAAACAAAGGGATGAATGTTGAAGATTTTAAATTTATATATTGGATGGAATACGCCCATCGTATGTGGGGAAGGGGTTTGGGTATCATGTTTGCTCTCccattttcttattttgttcGTAAAGGATACATGACTGTCCAACTTGGTGTGAGACTCTCAGCACTATTTGCACTTGGTGCGGGGCAGGGATTAATTGGCTGGTGGATGGTTAAAAGTGGTTTAGAG GAACCTACTTCTGAATATGTGCATCCACGAGTGAGCCCTTACCGCCTTGCAGCTCATCTTACGTCAGCATTTGGTATTTATTGTGGCCTTCTCTGGACTGCTCTATCAGTTGTCATGCCTGAACCACCTAGTGATACTGTAGCTTGGGTTCGTGGGGCTGCTAAAATTAGGAGACTTGCCATCCCTGTAAGCTTTGTTGTTGGAATTACTGCGATTTCAGGAGCTTTTGTTGCAGGGAACGATGCG GGTCATGCTTTTAACACTTTCCCCAAGATGGGCGATACATGGATTCCAGAGGATATCTTGAGTATGGAACCAATAATGCGCAACTTTTTTGAGAACACTGCTACTGTGCAG TTCGATCACCGTATTCTTGCAACTGCAACGTTGCTATCAATTGGTGGCTTATGGTGGGCTACACGAAAACTGGACATGCATCCTGCTATACGCTCATTAGTTGGGAGCACGGTGGGTATGGCAGCTCTTCAG GTCACTTTGGGAATATCAACACTTCTATCATATGTTCCAGTCTCACTTGGTACTGCCCATCAAGCTGGAGCATTGACTCTGTTAACACTTATGATATTATTGAGCCATACAGTTAGAAAGCCATCTCCAATCCTTCTAAAATCTTTAAGTTCTTCAGTTGCAAGGACAGCTAGTAATGTCATCAAGTCATAG